The Sulfitobacter sp. S223 genome has a window encoding:
- a CDS encoding NAD(P)-dependent oxidoreductase, with protein MTKMTFLGLGVMGYPMAGHLAKAGHAVTVYNRTTAKAEKWAAEHGGSFGKTPAEAAQGAEIVMACVGNDDDLRAVCLGPEGAFATMSEGSTFVDHTTVSAAVTAELYATAKDRGIAFVDAPVSGGQAGAENGALSIMCGGDQADYDWAEPVMNVYSKLCRRIGDSGAGQMTKMCNQIAIAGLVQGLSEAMHFASKAGLDGAAVVEVISQGAAGSWQMSNRYETMLADHFEHGFAVDWMRKDLGICLSTANENGASLPVTALVDQFYKDVQKMGGGRWDTSALFKRLQQT; from the coding sequence ATGACAAAAATGACTTTTCTGGGCCTCGGCGTCATGGGCTATCCAATGGCGGGGCATCTGGCCAAGGCGGGCCACGCTGTGACCGTTTACAATCGCACGACTGCAAAGGCGGAAAAATGGGCGGCAGAGCACGGCGGCAGTTTTGGCAAAACACCTGCCGAGGCCGCACAAGGCGCTGAAATAGTGATGGCCTGCGTGGGAAATGATGATGATCTGCGCGCCGTATGCCTTGGCCCCGAAGGTGCGTTTGCGACCATGTCAGAAGGCAGTACATTCGTAGATCACACGACAGTTTCCGCCGCAGTCACAGCCGAGCTTTATGCCACCGCCAAAGACCGCGGGATCGCGTTCGTAGATGCACCCGTGTCCGGCGGTCAGGCGGGTGCCGAAAACGGCGCATTATCGATCATGTGTGGCGGCGATCAGGCCGATTATGACTGGGCCGAACCTGTCATGAACGTCTATTCTAAACTGTGTCGTCGCATTGGCGACAGTGGGGCAGGCCAGATGACCAAGATGTGCAACCAGATCGCCATCGCGGGTTTGGTCCAAGGGCTGTCCGAAGCCATGCATTTCGCGTCCAAAGCGGGGCTTGATGGCGCCGCCGTGGTTGAGGTGATCAGTCAAGGCGCTGCCGGGTCATGGCAGATGTCCAACCGCTACGAGACCATGTTGGCCGATCATTTCGAACATGGTTTTGCGGTTGACTGGATGCGCAAGGACCTTGGAATTTGTCTGTCTACGGCGAACGAAAACGGGGCATCCTTGCCCGTCACTGCACTGGTTGATCAGTTTTATAAAGACGTCCAAAAAATGGGTGGTGGGCGTTGGGATACTTCAGCGCTTTTCAAACGGCTTCAGCAAACCTGA
- a CDS encoding D-glycerate dehydrogenase, giving the protein MTKKRLWITRRLSDATLERAARDYEVVINHDDTPGTAEDIIAASAEFDAIIPCHSEHFSADVVAQLDPRLKILANHSVGVDHCDLPALAARGITVTNTPDVLSDATAELAMLLMLGAARHAVAGDRLVRTGGWDSWSPAFMVGKQVTGARVGIIGMGRVGRSFAAKARGFDMDVHYYNRSELSADLAQGATYHSTIESLLGVADFLSLHCPATPETTDLMNSERFAMLPPGAVVVNTARGALIDEDALMAALDRGHVVAAGLDCFKVEPGGNPALSLYDNVFMLPHIGSATRTTRDAMGFRALDNLDAFFAGQTPQDQL; this is encoded by the coding sequence ATGACAAAAAAGCGCCTCTGGATCACCCGCCGCCTGTCTGACGCGACGCTGGAACGTGCCGCGCGCGACTATGAAGTTGTGATCAATCACGATGATACGCCCGGAACCGCCGAGGACATCATCGCCGCAAGTGCCGAGTTTGATGCGATCATTCCGTGCCATTCAGAACACTTCTCGGCCGATGTGGTGGCGCAGCTTGATCCGCGATTGAAGATTTTGGCGAACCATTCTGTGGGCGTTGATCATTGCGATCTACCGGCCTTGGCCGCACGCGGTATCACGGTGACGAACACGCCCGATGTGCTGTCTGACGCCACCGCAGAGCTTGCGATGCTTTTGATGTTGGGGGCCGCCCGTCACGCGGTCGCCGGGGATCGACTTGTGCGCACGGGCGGTTGGGACAGTTGGTCGCCTGCGTTTATGGTCGGCAAGCAAGTGACAGGTGCGCGTGTTGGCATCATCGGCATGGGCCGTGTTGGGCGATCGTTTGCCGCCAAGGCACGCGGGTTCGACATGGATGTGCATTACTATAATCGCAGCGAATTGTCGGCGGACCTTGCGCAAGGTGCAACGTATCATTCAACGATTGAAAGCCTGCTGGGCGTTGCGGATTTCTTGTCCCTGCATTGCCCCGCCACTCCCGAGACAACCGATCTGATGAATTCTGAACGGTTTGCGATGCTGCCTCCTGGGGCGGTCGTTGTGAACACCGCGCGCGGGGCATTGATCGACGAAGACGCGCTGATGGCGGCGCTTGATCGCGGGCATGTTGTGGCGGCTGGCCTTGATTGTTTCAAGGTTGAACCGGGCGGAAACCCTGCGCTTTCGTTATACGACAATGTCTTCATGCTTCCCCATATCGGAAGCGCGACCCGAACCACGCGCGACGCTATGGGCTTTCGTGCTTTGGACAATCTGGACGCCTTCTTTGCCGGTCAAACACCGCAGGATCAGCTTTAG
- a CDS encoding amidase has product MIKNSYTLTASEALAAIASGRLSSVELVKSCLARIAETDGAIKAWAFLDEGAALAQAAECDRIRIAGLATGPLHGIPVGLKDIIDTAKMPTQRGSVIFEGRQTDNVARLVELLREAGAVIMGKTVTTEFAFVHANETRNPHNPDHTPGGSSSGSAAAVAALHVPLSIGTQTNGSVIRPASFCGVFGFKPTRGVISRDGILQTSVSLDQVGCFGRSLADVALLTDAIGGYDQRDAVSFARPRPNMSAGAAADAPVTPALAWFDLPFNDRLSGDALDGIDAVIEILGPSVERMAAADTLSDLVAVQATIHEYEIAQHQAEVFETHWDQISDTLRPVITRARTITKAQYDDALAVKTSAEGFFKAFFMDYDAIIAPSAAGEAPMFGNGTGDPIFCTLWTLAGLPCISLPMLVGETGLPIGVQLIGPAEKDDRLLRTARWLQIHLADAAE; this is encoded by the coding sequence GTGATCAAGAACAGCTACACCTTAACAGCATCCGAGGCGCTGGCTGCCATTGCGTCGGGTCGTCTTTCGTCGGTCGAACTGGTGAAATCCTGTCTTGCGCGAATTGCTGAAACGGATGGCGCGATCAAAGCATGGGCGTTTTTGGATGAAGGCGCAGCACTTGCGCAAGCCGCAGAATGTGACCGCATTCGCATCGCAGGGCTGGCGACGGGCCCGCTGCACGGCATCCCTGTCGGGCTCAAAGACATCATCGACACCGCCAAGATGCCCACGCAACGCGGCAGTGTGATCTTTGAGGGCCGCCAGACAGACAACGTCGCCCGTCTGGTTGAGCTGCTGCGCGAGGCGGGGGCGGTGATCATGGGCAAAACAGTGACGACCGAATTCGCGTTTGTACACGCGAATGAAACACGCAACCCACACAATCCCGATCACACACCAGGTGGATCATCGAGTGGGTCGGCGGCGGCTGTGGCTGCACTGCATGTGCCTCTGTCAATTGGAACACAGACCAACGGATCTGTCATTCGGCCCGCATCTTTTTGCGGTGTCTTCGGGTTCAAACCCACGCGCGGTGTCATTTCGCGCGATGGGATTTTGCAAACGTCTGTGTCGTTAGATCAGGTTGGTTGCTTCGGACGCTCGCTTGCGGATGTGGCTTTGCTGACGGACGCGATTGGTGGATATGATCAACGCGACGCCGTCAGCTTTGCGCGGCCACGCCCGAATATGTCGGCAGGCGCTGCGGCAGATGCGCCCGTGACGCCCGCGCTGGCGTGGTTTGATTTGCCGTTCAATGACCGCCTGTCAGGTGATGCTTTGGACGGGATTGATGCGGTTATTGAAATCCTCGGGCCATCGGTGGAACGCATGGCGGCGGCGGACACACTTTCTGATCTTGTTGCCGTTCAAGCCACCATCCACGAATACGAAATCGCCCAGCATCAGGCGGAGGTGTTCGAGACACATTGGGACCAGATCAGCGACACGCTACGACCCGTCATCACCCGAGCGCGCACGATCACGAAAGCGCAGTATGACGACGCCTTGGCGGTCAAAACCTCTGCCGAAGGGTTCTTCAAAGCCTTTTTTATGGACTACGATGCTATCATCGCGCCCTCGGCTGCGGGTGAGGCCCCGATGTTCGGCAATGGTACGGGCGATCCGATTTTTTGCACACTTTGGACGCTGGCGGGATTGCCCTGCATCAGCTTGCCTATGCTGGTCGGGGAAACAGGGCTGCCCATTGGCGTGCAGCTGATTGGACCCGCTGAAAAAGACGATCGGCTGTTGCGCACGGCGCGCTGGCTGCAAATCCATCTTGCTGACGCAGCAGAATAA
- a CDS encoding TRAP transporter large permease subunit: MTNPEVALMMLALFIVLVLLGFPIAFTLLAMGVAFGYYAYHREGSVEVFSDIFNNNIFYLVNQNTYSVMENPILVAIPLFLFMGYVVERANIVDKLFFSLYMAARNLPGSLAIAALLTCAVFSTASGIVGAVVTLMGLLAFPAMANANYDKSFAAGVICAGGTLGILIPPSIMLIVYAAIADLSPLRLYAAAVFPGLLLAGLYIVYVIVRVYFNPALAPKPTMENPPPPREIYLDLLKSFVPLTVLIALVLGSILGGLATPAEAAAMGALGGMVLAVLYRSMTWTKLKESVFLTAKATAMVCWLFVGSWTFASVFSYLGGHDIIADFVGGLDMEPWQFLILAQLIIFLLGWPLEWSEILIIFVPIFLPLLEVFGVNPYFFAMLIALNLQTSFLTPPMAMSAYYLKGVLKNQIELMEIFRGIMPYLGIVILTMCLMYAFPGIALWFPDYLFGPYIP; encoded by the coding sequence ATGACAAACCCCGAAGTCGCGCTGATGATGTTGGCGCTGTTTATTGTTCTGGTTCTCCTTGGTTTTCCGATTGCCTTTACGCTGCTCGCGATGGGTGTCGCGTTTGGCTATTATGCCTACCACCGTGAGGGATCGGTTGAGGTCTTCAGCGACATTTTCAACAACAACATCTTCTACCTGGTGAACCAGAACACTTATTCAGTCATGGAAAACCCGATCCTCGTGGCGATCCCGTTGTTTTTGTTCATGGGTTATGTCGTGGAACGAGCGAACATCGTCGATAAGTTGTTCTTCTCGCTCTATATGGCTGCGCGAAACCTGCCTGGTTCACTAGCGATTGCGGCCTTGCTCACCTGCGCGGTTTTCTCGACAGCCTCCGGCATCGTAGGCGCGGTTGTGACGTTGATGGGCTTGCTGGCCTTCCCCGCGATGGCAAACGCCAACTACGACAAAAGCTTTGCCGCGGGTGTGATTTGTGCGGGCGGGACCTTGGGAATTCTGATCCCGCCGTCGATTATGTTGATCGTTTATGCCGCGATTGCGGACCTGTCCCCGCTGCGCCTCTATGCGGCTGCAGTCTTCCCGGGATTGTTGCTGGCAGGCCTTTATATCGTCTATGTTATCGTGCGCGTGTACTTTAACCCTGCATTGGCGCCAAAGCCGACGATGGAAAACCCACCCCCGCCGCGCGAAATCTATCTTGATCTATTAAAATCTTTTGTCCCATTGACCGTGTTGATCGCATTGGTTCTGGGTTCGATCCTTGGTGGTCTGGCCACGCCTGCCGAAGCTGCCGCAATGGGTGCTCTTGGTGGCATGGTCTTAGCGGTTCTGTACCGTTCGATGACATGGACCAAGCTGAAAGAAAGCGTGTTCCTGACGGCCAAAGCCACCGCAATGGTCTGTTGGTTATTCGTCGGGTCATGGACCTTTGCGTCGGTGTTTTCCTACCTCGGTGGCCACGACATTATCGCTGATTTCGTTGGCGGTTTGGACATGGAGCCATGGCAGTTCTTGATCCTTGCACAGCTGATCATCTTCTTGCTGGGCTGGCCGCTGGAATGGTCCGAGATCCTGATCATCTTTGTGCCGATCTTCCTGCCACTTCTCGAAGTGTTCGGTGTGAACCCATATTTCTTTGCGATGCTGATCGCGTTGAACCTGCAAACGTCGTTCCTGACCCCGCCCATGGCCATGTCGGCCTATTATCTAAAAGGGGTGCTAAAAAACCAGATCGAGCTGATGGAAATTTTCCGTGGCATTATGCCTTACCTCGGGATTGTGATCCTGACGATGTGCTTGATGTATGCATTCCCCGGTATCGCGCTGTGGTTCCCTGACTACCTCTTCGGACCCTACATCCCGTGA
- a CDS encoding TRAP transporter small permease subunit, whose amino-acid sequence MKFVHAIEGLSLWVGRAFGWCILILTLSVSYEVFVRYVLNSPTVWAFDMMIQMYGALFLMCGAYALAQDTHVRADVLYRLFPVKVQASLDFVLYFLFFFPGVLALAWYGWEIASDSWRYKEVSFNSPASIQIYFFKSLIPMAGFLLVFQGVAELVRCVMAFRTGVWPERLVDVRETEDILSDADLETISSFARDNNK is encoded by the coding sequence ATGAAATTTGTCCATGCAATTGAAGGTCTTAGCCTTTGGGTCGGTCGCGCCTTTGGCTGGTGTATCCTGATCCTGACATTGTCCGTGTCCTACGAGGTTTTTGTGCGATACGTCCTCAACTCGCCCACTGTCTGGGCGTTTGACATGATGATCCAAATGTATGGCGCTTTGTTCTTGATGTGCGGGGCTTACGCCTTGGCCCAAGACACCCATGTGCGAGCCGACGTGTTGTACCGTTTGTTTCCAGTAAAAGTTCAGGCGTCATTGGATTTTGTCCTTTATTTCCTTTTCTTCTTCCCCGGTGTGCTCGCGCTTGCATGGTACGGCTGGGAAATTGCATCTGACAGCTGGCGCTACAAAGAAGTGAGCTTTAACAGCCCCGCCAGTATCCAGATATATTTCTTCAAATCATTGATCCCAATGGCCGGTTTCTTGCTCGTGTTCCAAGGGGTGGCCGAACTGGTGCGCTGTGTGATGGCGTTCCGTACGGGTGTGTGGCCCGAGCGGCTGGTCGATGTGCGTGAGACCGAAGACATTCTGTCGGACGCCGATCTTGAAACGATCAGCTCCTTCGCCCGTGACAACAACAAATAG
- a CDS encoding TRAP transporter substrate-binding protein: MKDTINRRKFLRGSAVAGAAALATPAIAESHGTTIKMQAAWGGGIFLENAQSFAARVNEMSGGSLTIEVLSVDSVVKTSQMQDAVHRGVLDAAHYVSAYWYGKSKSASLFGTGPCFGWSSQEMLGWIHAGGGQELFDELMEDLQLNVVSFFNSPMPAQPLGWFSEAITDASQMNGLKYRTVGLAADVMLEMGMSVVQLPGGEIQPAMKSGLIDAAEFNNPTSDRDFGMQDVSKDYMLASYHQSQECFEVTINKDVWNGLSPEHQAIIRNASMAENSGFYWGNTKRYSDDLIKLQEQDGVNVHRTPQAVLEAQLAAWDTVADRIASEDPFFARVMESQKTYAKEVMGYLNLNQPDYKLAYDHYFA, from the coding sequence ATGAAAGATACAATAAACCGCAGAAAATTTCTGCGCGGGTCGGCTGTTGCCGGCGCCGCAGCATTGGCCACACCCGCAATTGCAGAAAGCCACGGTACAACGATCAAGATGCAGGCAGCCTGGGGCGGCGGTATCTTCCTTGAGAACGCACAGTCCTTTGCGGCACGCGTCAACGAAATGTCTGGCGGGTCTTTGACAATCGAAGTTCTGTCCGTGGACTCCGTTGTGAAGACATCCCAGATGCAAGACGCGGTTCACCGCGGCGTTCTGGATGCGGCACATTACGTATCCGCATATTGGTACGGCAAATCGAAATCCGCATCTCTGTTCGGCACAGGTCCTTGTTTTGGCTGGTCTTCACAGGAAATGCTCGGCTGGATCCACGCTGGTGGTGGTCAAGAACTGTTTGACGAACTGATGGAAGACTTGCAGCTGAACGTTGTGTCCTTCTTCAACTCGCCTATGCCAGCCCAGCCGCTTGGCTGGTTCTCTGAAGCGATTACCGATGCGTCCCAGATGAACGGTCTAAAGTACCGCACAGTTGGTCTGGCCGCGGACGTTATGCTGGAAATGGGCATGTCTGTTGTTCAACTTCCTGGTGGCGAAATCCAGCCTGCAATGAAATCCGGCCTGATCGATGCGGCCGAATTCAACAATCCGACATCTGACCGTGACTTCGGTATGCAGGATGTGTCCAAAGACTACATGCTAGCATCCTACCACCAGAGCCAAGAGTGCTTTGAGGTTACGATCAACAAAGACGTCTGGAACGGTTTGTCGCCCGAACATCAGGCGATCATCCGCAACGCATCTATGGCGGAAAACTCCGGCTTCTATTGGGGCAACACAAAGCGTTACTCCGATGACCTGATCAAGCTTCAGGAACAGGACGGCGTGAACGTTCACCGCACTCCACAGGCTGTTCTCGAAGCTCAGCTGGCGGCATGGGACACGGTTGCTGACCGCATCGCAAGCGAGGATCCGTTCTTTGCACGCGTGATGGAATCCCAGAAGACCTACGCCAAAGAAGTGATGGGTTACCTGAATCTCAACCAGCCTGACTACAAACTGGCATACGATCATTACTTCGCTTAA
- a CDS encoding GntR family transcriptional regulator — MSIGNLSQLDRALFGLRSLVINGEFEGGQRLPEVAVAKQLGTSRTPLRQAMDRLVAEGLLERIETGGCRVATFTRDDIADAIELRGVIEGTAARMAAERGVSADLLGQANDALEGIDRALKASDGVNFECYVRRNAKFHALLAKFSGSALIRREIERMSLLPLASPSAFLSEQAAIPDFQDSLRYAQRQHRAILEAITNREGARAEALVREHARLALINFNYLTDVQPTLVKDVQGLALVAST; from the coding sequence GTGTCCATTGGAAACCTCAGCCAGCTTGACCGCGCCCTCTTTGGATTGCGTTCCCTTGTGATAAACGGGGAGTTTGAGGGCGGGCAGCGCTTGCCCGAGGTCGCAGTGGCAAAACAGCTTGGGACGTCGCGCACTCCGTTGCGTCAGGCAATGGACCGACTTGTCGCCGAAGGACTGTTGGAACGGATCGAGACTGGCGGCTGCCGTGTCGCAACATTTACCCGCGACGACATTGCTGATGCGATCGAATTGCGCGGCGTCATTGAAGGCACCGCAGCGCGCATGGCCGCCGAGCGCGGCGTAAGCGCTGATTTGCTGGGCCAAGCAAATGATGCATTGGAAGGTATTGATCGCGCCTTAAAGGCCTCGGACGGTGTGAATTTTGAATGCTATGTGCGCCGTAACGCGAAATTCCACGCGCTTTTGGCGAAGTTTTCGGGCAGCGCGCTTATCCGGCGTGAGATTGAAAGGATGAGCCTGCTGCCTCTTGCTTCACCCTCCGCATTCCTCAGCGAACAGGCCGCGATCCCCGATTTTCAGGATTCTTTGCGCTATGCTCAGCGCCAACACCGCGCGATCCTGGAAGCCATCACAAACCGCGAAGGCGCGCGCGCAGAGGCATTGGTGCGCGAGCACGCCCGCCTTGCGCTTATCAATTTCAATTATCTGACCGATGTTCAGCCCACCCTCGTCAAAGACGTGCAGGGGTTGGCGTTGGTCGCATCGACATAA
- a CDS encoding glutathione S-transferase family protein encodes MSNPSSEIILHAYPQSPVAEKVRVAFGIKGLAWRSVEIPRLPPKPNLTALTGGYRRTPVVQIGADIYCDSQCIIRELERRYPSPSFMPTADQGLMWCLSRWTDGALFDLTVRHVLGSAGDSLDKDFAADRGRLYLGEDWAAGLKKANADLPHLVAQVRAPLSWLDAQLADGRDFLLGPDASAIDAQFYHVVWFLRGRWSGGPSFLSEFTNLVRWEDNVRAIGHGTYRPMDPQDATEQAKSHVPLAATGVAPNEPQGLIVGQSVTVTPDVNGGEQPVAGTLRYADAETVTIERTADDVGTVCVHFPRSGYRIDIV; translated from the coding sequence GTGTCCAACCCAAGCTCCGAGATCATCCTCCACGCCTACCCCCAGTCGCCCGTAGCCGAAAAGGTACGCGTTGCGTTTGGTATCAAGGGGCTGGCGTGGCGCAGCGTTGAAATTCCGCGCCTACCGCCAAAGCCAAACCTGACCGCGCTGACCGGTGGTTATCGGCGCACGCCTGTGGTGCAGATTGGCGCGGACATCTATTGCGACAGTCAATGCATTATTCGTGAACTTGAGCGCCGGTATCCGTCGCCCAGCTTCATGCCCACCGCCGATCAGGGGTTGATGTGGTGCCTCAGCCGCTGGACCGACGGGGCGCTTTTCGATCTAACCGTTCGGCATGTTCTTGGGTCCGCAGGTGACAGTCTAGACAAAGATTTCGCCGCAGATCGTGGGCGGTTATATCTAGGCGAAGACTGGGCCGCAGGGCTTAAAAAAGCCAACGCCGACCTGCCCCATCTTGTAGCCCAAGTGCGCGCACCACTGTCATGGCTGGATGCGCAACTAGCGGATGGGCGTGATTTCTTGCTCGGGCCGGACGCATCCGCGATTGATGCGCAGTTTTACCATGTCGTCTGGTTCTTGCGAGGGCGCTGGTCGGGCGGGCCGTCATTTTTGTCAGAGTTCACCAACCTCGTGCGATGGGAGGACAATGTCCGCGCCATCGGGCACGGGACATATCGACCAATGGACCCCCAAGACGCGACTGAGCAGGCAAAATCGCACGTGCCCCTTGCGGCGACGGGCGTGGCGCCAAACGAACCGCAAGGCCTGATCGTCGGGCAATCCGTCACTGTCACCCCCGACGTAAATGGCGGCGAACAGCCTGTTGCAGGTACACTGCGCTACGCCGATGCCGAAACAGTCACGATTGAGCGCACAGCGGATGATGTTGGCACAGTCTGCGTCCACTTCCCGCGATCCGGCTACCGTATTGATATCGTTTGA